A window of Piliocolobus tephrosceles isolate RC106 chromosome 13, ASM277652v3, whole genome shotgun sequence contains these coding sequences:
- the LOC116418999 gene encoding uncharacterized protein LOC116418999 translates to MLDSPEIQSQSLRSCTGSTWAHSSWTGNSRACSRWTGSRMTHSLRSSSRAYRSWTGSRMTHSLRSSSRACSSWTGSRMTRSLRRSSRACSSWTGSSHKIHSPLWSPHKNYNPPCCSHRSHSPPWNPHRSHSWSRNRLAHSSTRACSSRQAHSSRSHSPHSQSHSPHSRSHSLQSSHSSPWFWWVEGGAGRGAGEREVQVWSFLSPGPLYACPGSGVMLDTQSFPGSSQRRLLRAPAAQGCGEQGARREQRSGRDRAASGGSADEQSLSAPWRPRAPSLWPRAGRRLLGSAEARSCGRCFLGLCPSVKVSAAPPVIQTASSVWVGVWPHCP, encoded by the exons ATGCTGGACTCACCTGAGATCCAAAGTCAGAGCCTCAGATCTTGCACTGGCAGCACATGGGCACACAGCAGCTGGACTGGGAACAGCAGGGCTTGCAGCAGGTGGACTGGCAGCAGGATGACCCACAGCctgaggagcagcagcagggctTACAGAAGCTGGACTGGCAGCAGGATGACCCACAGCctgaggagcagcagcagggctTGCAGCAGCTGGACTGGCAGCAGGATGACCCGCAGCCTGAGGAGGAGCAGCAGGGCTTGCAGCAGCTGGACTGGCAGCAGCCACAAGATCCACAGCCCCCTTTGGAGCCCCCACAAGAACTACAACCCCCCTTGCTGCTCCCACAGGAGCCACAGCCCCCCTTGGAACCCTCACaggagccacagctggagcaggaaCAGGCTGGCACACAGCAGCACACGGGCTTGCAGCAGCAGACAGGCACACAGCAGCCGGAGCCACAGCCCCCACAGCCAGAGCCACAGCCCCCACAGCCGGAgccacagcctccagagcagccACAGCAGCCCATGGTTCTGGTGGGTTGAGGGTGGAGCAGGTAGAGGAGCAGGTGAGAGGGAGGTGCAGGTGTGGAGCTTCCTGAGCCCGGGCCCTTTATATGCCTGCCCAGGGTCAGGAGTGATGCTGGACACACAGTCATTTCCTGGTTCCT CGCAGCGCCGCCTCCTCCGGGCCCCTGCGGCCCAAGGCTGCGGGGAGCAGGGAGCGCGGCGGGAGCAGCGCAGCGGGCGGGACCGAGCCGCGAGCGGCGGAAGCGCAGATGAGCAGTCCTTGAGCGCCCCCTGGAGGCCGCGAGCTCCGAGCCTGTGGCCGAGGGCGGGGAGGCGCCTGCTGGGCTCTGCAGAG GCTCGCAGCTGCGGCCGCTGCTTCCTGGGCCTCTGTCCCTCTGTGAAGGTCTCTGCTGCTCCCCCAGTCATTCAGACAGCGTCTTCTGTCTGGGTCGGGGTCTGGCCACACTGTCCCTGA